A stretch of Lactiplantibacillus brownii DNA encodes these proteins:
- a CDS encoding phosphatidylglycerophosphatase A family protein gives MYDKNFKYPDKAAYEFVIKALAAKGITYKEIAQITYKLQINYVPGLTITECENETKEVLHKRELLNNAMVALELDRLATEGKLKEPLQTIIASDAGVFGVDEGLALNMANIYGTIGVTNYGYVDKVKEGVIKKLDTDKSGAVNTFIDDLVGAIAAAVAAKIAHKYA, from the coding sequence ATGTACGATAAAAATTTTAAATATCCAGATAAGGCTGCTTATGAATTTGTCATCAAAGCCCTGGCAGCTAAAGGAATTACTTATAAAGAAATTGCACAAATTACGTATAAACTGCAGATCAACTACGTTCCTGGTTTAACGATTACCGAATGCGAGAATGAAACCAAAGAAGTTTTGCATAAACGCGAATTGTTAAATAACGCGATGGTCGCGTTGGAACTTGATCGGCTTGCCACTGAAGGGAAGCTCAAGGAACCGCTCCAAACAATTATCGCAAGCGATGCGGGTGTCTTTGGCGTTGATGAAGGTCTCGCTTTAAACATGGCTAATATTTACGGGACGATTGGCGTCACTAATTATGGTTACGTTGACAAGGTTAAAGAAGGCGTCATTAAGAAGCTAGATACGGACAAATCCGGCGCGGTAAACACCTTTATCGATGATTTGGTTGGTGCGATTGCTGCGGCCGTTGCAGCCAAAATCGCCCATAAATATGCCTAG
- a CDS encoding Spx/MgsR family RNA polymerase-binding regulatory protein: protein MINLCVLPSTASCRKAHRWLLEHRIPFHERNMNAQPLTEVEIKHLLQYTYDGIDDLISTKSNAYQRLSRTTPIEDMPLSEAVHVLSQTPQLLRRPIIFDDHRLLCGFNQDEIRMFIPRDQRVLKMKSLSEHQMA, encoded by the coding sequence ATGATAAACTTATGTGTGTTACCAAGTACCGCAAGTTGTCGGAAAGCCCATCGCTGGTTATTAGAGCATCGGATCCCGTTCCATGAACGGAATATGAATGCTCAACCATTGACTGAAGTTGAAATTAAACATTTGCTACAGTATACGTACGACGGGATTGATGATTTGATCAGTACCAAGTCGAATGCATATCAACGATTGAGTCGAACCACACCAATTGAAGATATGCCGCTGAGTGAAGCAGTACATGTTTTAAGTCAAACGCCACAGTTGTTACGTCGACCAATTATTTTTGACGACCATCGCTTATTATGCGGGTTTAATCAAGATGAGATTCGGATGTTTATTCCACGGGACCAACGTGTCTTGAAGATGAAATCTTTATCAGAACACCAAATGGCTTAA
- a CDS encoding DUF488 domain-containing protein, with the protein MTLKLERIYTKPADLEGYRILVDRLWPRGISKVNAHLDEWIKEIGPTTELRKWFNHDPEKYAEFKTRYLAEIHANPLTPEFVKQVAKQLEQTNVILLYGAKDEQHNQAVVLMDFLKNSGQLPTI; encoded by the coding sequence TTGACATTGAAATTAGAACGAATTTATACGAAGCCCGCTGATTTAGAGGGTTATCGTATTTTAGTGGATCGGTTATGGCCACGAGGTATCTCAAAAGTGAATGCTCACTTGGACGAATGGATTAAAGAAATCGGCCCAACGACTGAACTTCGAAAGTGGTTTAACCATGATCCTGAGAAATATGCGGAATTTAAAACACGATATTTGGCCGAAATTCACGCAAATCCACTTACACCTGAGTTTGTAAAACAAGTAGCTAAACAACTTGAACAAACAAACGTCATCTTATTATACGGCGCAAAGGACGAACAGCACAACCAAGCCGTTGTATTGATGGATTTCTTGAAAAACAGCGGTCAGTTGCCCACGATTTGA
- a CDS encoding DNA-3-methyladenine glycosylase, translating to MTKLSYATAEDFTGRPTTEIAQALLGTTLLYRTPTITVGGLIVEAEAYLGKHDTAAHAFNGRRSAFSEPLYRGPGTLYIYRLRANYLLDIVTQPAETPEGILIRAIEPSLAPAQMIANRGKNGVLVSNGPGKLMQALGIQDQAMNLMPINDSDLAIDLGHRKTPRKILALPRVGVNPDAASGQLPLRFVVAGNPYLSDIKKRDWQDDHGWKA from the coding sequence GTGACTAAATTATCCTATGCAACTGCCGAAGACTTTACTGGCCGACCAACAACTGAGATTGCCCAAGCCTTATTGGGTACAACCTTATTATATCGCACTCCCACAATTACGGTAGGGGGTTTAATTGTTGAAGCTGAGGCCTACCTTGGTAAACACGACACGGCCGCGCATGCCTTCAATGGCCGGCGCAGTGCTTTTAGCGAACCGCTCTATCGTGGACCAGGGACGCTTTACATTTATCGGTTACGCGCTAATTATTTGCTCGATATCGTCACTCAACCAGCCGAAACGCCTGAAGGTATTTTGATTCGCGCCATCGAACCCAGCCTGGCCCCCGCCCAAATGATCGCTAACCGTGGCAAAAATGGCGTGCTAGTCTCAAATGGCCCGGGGAAACTCATGCAAGCACTAGGCATTCAGGATCAAGCGATGAATCTGATGCCTATTAACGACAGCGATTTAGCGATTGATTTGGGCCATCGGAAAACACCACGCAAAATTTTAGCCCTTCCACGAGTTGGGGTGAATCCCGATGCCGCCAGTGGTCAGCTTCCCCTCCGTTTTGTAGTCGCTGGAAATCCTTACCTCAGCGATATTAAGAAACGTGACTGGCAGGACGATCATGGCTGGAAAGCTTAA
- the rbsK gene encoding ribokinase gives MADITVIGSNMIDLTAYVDRMPIEGETIEAPEFSMGFGGKGANQAMAAARLGSDVNFITMVGNDDFGKQQLANYEASGIRTDGIGIGHQASGVAPIFVDPTSDNRILIIKGANKELTPAVLDEKVELIKNSKLIVLQQEIALETNYHAIDLGVKYGVPVLLNPAPANEDLNIDYVSKAAFFTPNETELATLTGMPTNDLDEIKLAAENLISRGVGNLIITLGSKGALWVTAGHSEIVPGMKVKAVDTTGAGDSFIGSFSHYFAEGEDVPTALRHANQYAAMTVTKKGTQKSYPTKTELADMLVQPV, from the coding sequence ATGGCAGATATTACAGTAATTGGTTCAAATATGATTGATTTAACCGCGTATGTTGATCGCATGCCAATCGAAGGCGAAACTATTGAAGCACCAGAATTCAGCATGGGTTTTGGCGGCAAGGGCGCTAACCAAGCGATGGCGGCTGCGCGACTTGGATCGGATGTCAACTTTATTACCATGGTAGGTAACGATGACTTTGGTAAGCAACAGTTGGCGAATTATGAAGCCAGCGGTATTCGGACTGATGGCATTGGTATTGGGCATCAAGCTAGTGGCGTGGCACCAATTTTTGTTGATCCAACTAGTGATAATCGCATCTTGATCATCAAGGGGGCCAATAAAGAATTAACGCCTGCGGTACTTGATGAAAAAGTTGAATTAATTAAAAATTCGAAGCTGATCGTGCTTCAACAAGAGATCGCGTTGGAAACGAATTATCATGCGATTGATTTAGGCGTGAAGTATGGGGTGCCAGTGTTACTTAATCCTGCTCCAGCTAATGAAGACTTGAATATTGATTACGTTTCGAAGGCTGCCTTCTTCACACCTAACGAAACGGAATTAGCCACCTTGACAGGTATGCCGACGAATGATTTAGATGAAATTAAGTTGGCAGCCGAGAACTTAATCAGTCGTGGTGTTGGTAATTTGATCATTACGCTTGGTAGCAAAGGAGCTCTTTGGGTCACTGCAGGTCATTCAGAGATTGTTCCAGGTATGAAAGTTAAAGCAGTCGATACAACCGGTGCTGGCGATTCATTTATTGGGAGCTTCTCACATTACTTCGCTGAAGGTGAGGACGTTCCAACGGCATTACGCCATGCCAACCAATATGCAGCAATGACGGTCACAAAAAAAGGAACACAAAAGTCTTATCCGACTAAAACAGAATTAGCTGATATGTTGGTTCAACCAGTATAA
- a CDS encoding aldose 1-epimerase family protein: MKKINLTHAMFGEAEKVLYQDDDFKTTTFTYPSGVEGLRIDNSRGHLVVLPFMGLIIWDAIFDNISLKMKDMFSQPLPGKGIADTYGCFQFTSGLLGNGTPAPEDDYQLHGEFPTSKMDHAYLTLGMDTLTIHADFEYVKGFGDHYLSEPSVMMRKDSGLFDINLSVTNLSKAQPMPLQYMCHMNYAYAENGKIEQNMPDTAFQLRQTVPSHVHPTPDWLAYNDKLKASGELINTLDDPEHYDPEIVFFSKNLTEFTDVAEFRLHLDDQHNFLTKFKTSEFPIATRWLLHNADQQVAAFALPGTSTPEGKHAAEKAGTLIQLKPMEQRSFSVTTGLEN, translated from the coding sequence ATGAAAAAAATTAATTTAACCCATGCAATGTTTGGGGAAGCAGAAAAAGTGTTATACCAAGATGATGATTTTAAAACGACTACTTTTACGTATCCTTCGGGTGTTGAAGGCCTACGAATCGACAATAGTCGTGGACATTTGGTCGTCTTACCATTTATGGGCCTGATTATTTGGGACGCGATTTTTGATAATATCTCATTAAAGATGAAGGATATGTTCTCACAACCATTACCAGGTAAGGGGATTGCTGATACTTACGGTTGTTTCCAGTTCACTTCTGGCTTATTGGGTAATGGGACGCCAGCTCCGGAAGATGATTATCAATTACATGGTGAATTCCCAACCAGCAAGATGGATCATGCCTACTTAACTCTGGGGATGGACACGTTAACGATTCATGCTGATTTCGAATATGTCAAAGGCTTTGGTGATCACTATTTGAGTGAACCATCTGTGATGATGCGTAAGGACTCAGGCTTGTTTGATATTAATCTGAGCGTGACGAATTTATCTAAAGCACAACCAATGCCATTGCAATACATGTGCCACATGAATTATGCCTATGCCGAAAATGGCAAGATTGAACAAAATATGCCAGATACCGCATTCCAATTGCGCCAAACGGTTCCAAGTCATGTGCATCCAACCCCAGATTGGTTAGCGTATAATGATAAGCTTAAAGCGAGTGGTGAATTAATTAACACCTTAGATGACCCTGAACACTATGATCCAGAAATTGTCTTTTTCTCAAAGAATTTGACTGAATTTACAGATGTCGCCGAATTCCGGTTACATTTAGATGATCAACATAACTTTTTGACTAAATTCAAGACGAGCGAATTTCCAATTGCAACACGCTGGTTGCTTCATAATGCTGATCAACAAGTTGCGGCCTTTGCATTACCTGGGACTAGTACGCCTGAAGGCAAGCATGCGGCTGAAAAGGCCGGGACGTTAATTCAACTGAAGCCTATGGAACAACGAAGCTTCAGCGTCACAACTGGTTTGGAAAACTAA
- the fucP gene encoding L-fucose:H+ symporter permease, translating into MEKPINGSVEPKRRFGLIKLRAKELEDGYLDRTPVFQFMLLSLLIPLWAAAASLNNILITQFKTIFTLSNAASAFVNSAFYLGYFVLAIPASRIIKKTSYKFAILMGLTLYTVGCWLFFPASHLATYGVFLVALFAIACGLSFLETSANTFSTLMGPKSASTVRLNISQIFYPIGAVAGILLGKYLVFNDGASLESTMAKMHGAARLAYGQKMLQQTLLPYKYIIVVLLVGMLLFALTQFPSGRPHAAKGTKPVADAKIGETLSYLIHNKEFMKGIGTEFIYMGMQTAVWSFTITLAMSFSKTITERDASTFMVYSYIAFFLGKIIATSLMKRFQSSQVLMGFSVVGVLALVYVMFVPNITAIYFAILASGLFGPSWPTIYSQTLNTVKDKRYTETAGAIVVMSIIGGAVSPLIQGAVADLTGSISLSFIINVVSFAIVGIYAYDYYQKHQRVTN; encoded by the coding sequence ATGGAAAAACCAATTAACGGGTCGGTTGAACCTAAGCGCCGATTCGGTTTGATCAAATTACGAGCTAAGGAACTTGAAGATGGTTACTTAGATCGAACGCCAGTCTTTCAATTTATGTTGCTATCACTGCTGATTCCACTATGGGCTGCAGCGGCCAGCTTGAATAATATCTTGATCACGCAATTTAAAACTATTTTTACGCTTAGCAATGCTGCGAGTGCCTTCGTTAATAGTGCGTTTTACCTTGGTTACTTCGTCCTTGCGATTCCTGCTAGTCGAATTATCAAAAAGACTTCGTATAAGTTTGCTATTCTGATGGGCTTAACACTTTATACCGTTGGCTGCTGGTTATTCTTCCCAGCATCACATTTAGCCACTTATGGCGTGTTCCTAGTTGCTTTGTTTGCCATTGCTTGTGGACTAAGCTTCTTGGAAACTAGTGCCAACACCTTCTCGACACTGATGGGACCAAAATCAGCTTCAACGGTGCGGTTGAATATCTCACAGATCTTCTATCCGATTGGGGCTGTTGCCGGAATTCTTTTGGGTAAGTACTTAGTCTTTAACGATGGTGCCAGCCTAGAATCAACCATGGCAAAAATGCATGGTGCAGCACGTTTAGCTTATGGGCAAAAAATGCTGCAACAAACCTTACTACCCTATAAATACATTATTGTTGTTTTACTGGTTGGCATGTTGCTCTTTGCACTGACGCAATTTCCAAGTGGGCGCCCACATGCCGCAAAAGGGACGAAGCCAGTGGCGGATGCCAAAATCGGTGAAACGTTAAGTTACCTCATTCATAACAAGGAATTTATGAAAGGAATTGGTACTGAGTTCATCTACATGGGAATGCAAACAGCCGTGTGGTCATTTACGATCACTTTGGCAATGAGCTTTTCCAAGACAATCACCGAACGGGACGCCTCAACCTTCATGGTTTATAGCTACATCGCTTTCTTCTTAGGCAAGATTATTGCGACTAGCTTGATGAAACGATTCCAATCGTCACAAGTCTTGATGGGGTTCTCAGTGGTCGGTGTCCTAGCGCTGGTTTACGTAATGTTTGTCCCAAATATTACTGCGATTTATTTCGCCATTCTTGCAAGCGGTTTATTTGGTCCGAGTTGGCCAACCATCTATTCACAAACCTTAAATACGGTTAAGGATAAGCGTTATACCGAAACCGCGGGGGCCATTGTGGTGATGTCAATTATTGGCGGGGCAGTTTCACCGTTAATTCAAGGTGCAGTTGCTGATTTAACAGGGTCAATTTCACTATCGTTTATTATCAATGTCGTCAGTTTTGCAATTGTTGGTATTTATGCCTATGACTATTATCAAAAACACCAACGTGTGACAAATTAG